Proteins encoded by one window of uncultured Bacteroides sp.:
- a CDS encoding GLPGLI family protein, which produces MKSIYLFIYCFVQTIICFGQEQKDSAYLQVTYLENYHQDANLLQKIRYDEFALYIGLKSSVFESVREARIKEIRDSVDARGGSIYEMSALTANCIRSFQYYRIYKGYPSEGKLTYIDNCSIWYKYEENIPKQNWAICPNKKEILGYKCQKAETTFRGRTWQVWYTTDIPISEGPWKLSGLPGLILDAQDKDSVFHFYCAGVKVLQKKRPISLMKGVYINCNRQELFNACWEMANDQAAYDKKVCGDTEVELFDATGKPYKYPSYKYVGIETDLEYKK; this is translated from the coding sequence ATGAAATCTATTTATTTATTTATTTATTGTTTTGTTCAAACAATTATTTGTTTTGGTCAAGAACAAAAAGATAGCGCTTATTTGCAAGTGACTTATTTGGAAAATTATCACCAAGATGCTAATTTACTACAAAAAATAAGATATGACGAGTTTGCCCTTTACATTGGATTAAAAAGCAGTGTCTTCGAAAGCGTAAGAGAGGCTAGAATAAAAGAGATTAGAGACAGCGTAGACGCTCGCGGTGGATCGATTTATGAAATGTCTGCTTTAACTGCCAACTGCATTCGTAGTTTTCAGTACTATAGAATATATAAAGGTTATCCATCAGAGGGAAAGCTAACCTATATTGACAACTGTAGCATATGGTACAAGTACGAAGAAAATATTCCTAAGCAGAACTGGGCTATTTGTCCTAATAAAAAAGAGATTTTAGGTTATAAATGTCAAAAAGCAGAGACAACATTTAGAGGTCGTACATGGCAGGTATGGTACACAACAGATATTCCTATTAGCGAAGGACCTTGGAAGTTGAGTGGCTTGCCTGGCTTAATACTCGATGCTCAAGATAAAGATTCCGTTTTTCATTTCTATTGTGCTGGAGTAAAAGTACTTCAAAAGAAACGTCCGATATCTCTAATGAAAGGGGTATATATAAATTGTAATAGGCAAGAACTCTTTAATGCTTGTTGGGAGATGGCAAATGACCAAGCTGCTTACGATAAAAAAGTATGTGGTGATACTGAGGTTGAACTCTTTGATGCTACTGGAAAACCTTATAAGTATCCGAGCTATAAGTATGTGGGGATAGAGACTGATTTAGAGTATAAAAAGTGA
- a CDS encoding carboxypeptidase-like regulatory domain-containing protein yields MRTRLLIVYWGCCLLTITAQTFKGRVINDATKKPIEMVSVNLMQADSMTVAFSMTERDGRFSTAIPAGKKVRYLCFTCMGFASTWVPTQGFMEESDIYLQSKAIMIKEVKYVSKRLKQEGDTLKYSVSGFRMPQDRCIGDVIKKLPGIEVSKEGEIKYQGKPINSFYIEGLNLLEGKYSLATNNLSAKAVKEVQVLENHQKIAALRGKSFTDNAALNLVLEDKAKSRILGTIDVGLGAEDKTKEILWSNRLLGMLFNGKMQNLSMYKNDNTGVDVASELNVLTYEQFQSGGVFQEPFTLSPITVANPDLDQQRYYFNKTHLFTVNNLWKLTKDKNIRFQGSYLHDEQAENGSLVSTYFLPNQTVTIDENIRAAHTKDMIDGELAYYLNSKKYYLKNSIKFQGTWGHNNGWMQTNGNATNQATNTDKQIITEEFQLIKNMKKNTFRLASINKYSNLPQHLTVTPGQYADLLNNGYAYESMQQDLLLRSFSSHTYTSFQHKLLGMYVEYRAGLKIKAQSLQSALATSDNTFPQAVRDSFLNRSNFTETDVYLTPSISYQNYKFKGEFSVSATLANLYQHNKTVNNYKGSEAHLLFEPNLHIRYSLSALLEILGSASYSHSYSDIYNLYPGYIFTDYRSASACGGELAFRKSANLYGGIQFKNPIKGFFFSLSGFYLPEHRNMLTSSRFNGILQQTINVLQGVNSDTYNLDARYNQSFSFWKTLVKTALDYTTNNDTRLWSEVLTKYRINTATASVGFLMQPCKLLNWEEKSTYTNSIMETIEPVFFSYPSIQRFQHKFTLNVIPSDKFQLQWVNEFYHSTDKGIDNKYFSDVSFSYIFGHNELKLSTNNIFNTNAYERINIGSLSQSVSMCTLRPRQFLVKYLFDF; encoded by the coding sequence ATGAGAACACGACTATTAATAGTATATTGGGGCTGCTGTTTACTAACGATTACTGCCCAAACGTTTAAAGGCAGGGTAATAAACGATGCTACAAAGAAGCCTATTGAAATGGTATCTGTAAATTTGATGCAGGCCGACAGTATGACTGTTGCTTTCTCTATGACAGAACGTGATGGTCGTTTCTCAACAGCAATTCCAGCAGGTAAAAAGGTTCGTTACCTCTGTTTTACTTGCATGGGCTTTGCTAGTACATGGGTGCCTACTCAGGGATTTATGGAGGAATCGGATATCTATTTGCAGTCAAAAGCAATTATGATTAAAGAGGTAAAGTATGTCTCTAAGCGGTTAAAGCAGGAAGGAGATACGCTAAAATATTCTGTAAGCGGATTTCGTATGCCGCAAGATAGATGTATAGGCGATGTTATAAAAAAGCTACCCGGTATTGAGGTATCAAAAGAGGGTGAAATAAAGTATCAAGGTAAACCTATTAACTCTTTCTATATTGAAGGACTAAACTTGCTCGAAGGGAAGTATAGTCTGGCTACCAACAATCTATCCGCTAAGGCTGTGAAAGAGGTTCAGGTATTGGAAAACCATCAGAAGATTGCTGCTCTTCGTGGTAAGAGTTTTACCGACAATGCTGCACTCAATCTTGTGCTCGAGGATAAAGCAAAGTCGCGAATATTGGGAACGATAGATGTGGGATTGGGAGCGGAAGATAAAACCAAAGAGATACTATGGAGTAATCGCCTGCTAGGCATGCTCTTTAATGGGAAGATGCAAAATTTGTCTATGTATAAAAATGACAATACAGGGGTAGACGTGGCTTCTGAACTCAATGTTCTTACTTACGAACAGTTTCAAAGTGGAGGTGTTTTTCAAGAGCCTTTTACTCTTTCGCCTATTACTGTGGCAAACCCCGATCTTGATCAACAACGTTATTACTTTAATAAGACGCATCTTTTCACTGTTAATAATCTTTGGAAATTAACAAAAGATAAAAACATTCGCTTTCAAGGTAGTTATCTGCATGATGAACAAGCAGAGAACGGTAGTTTAGTGAGTACCTACTTTTTACCCAATCAGACGGTGACTATTGACGAAAACATAAGAGCTGCTCATACCAAAGATATGATTGATGGCGAACTGGCTTATTATCTCAATTCTAAAAAATATTATCTAAAGAACTCCATCAAGTTTCAAGGTACTTGGGGACATAATAATGGTTGGATGCAAACCAATGGCAATGCTACCAATCAGGCAACAAATACTGATAAACAGATAATAACTGAGGAGTTTCAACTTATTAAAAACATGAAGAAGAACACCTTCCGACTTGCAAGTATCAATAAATATAGCAACCTACCTCAACACTTAACAGTTACTCCGGGTCAGTATGCCGATTTACTCAATAATGGCTATGCATACGAATCGATGCAACAAGACCTGCTACTACGTTCATTTTCCTCACATACCTACACCTCGTTTCAACATAAATTGTTGGGTATGTATGTGGAATACAGAGCAGGACTAAAAATAAAAGCCCAATCATTGCAGTCTGCCTTAGCCACATCAGACAATACATTTCCACAAGCAGTGCGGGACTCATTCCTCAATCGCTCCAATTTTACGGAAACAGATGTTTATCTAACTCCCTCGATAAGTTATCAGAACTACAAGTTTAAAGGGGAGTTTTCCGTCTCGGCCACATTAGCTAATCTCTATCAACATAATAAGACCGTAAATAACTACAAAGGAAGTGAAGCTCATTTACTTTTTGAGCCCAATCTTCATATTCGATACTCTTTATCGGCACTTTTAGAAATTCTTGGGAGTGCATCCTATTCTCATAGTTACTCGGATATTTATAATCTCTATCCAGGATATATCTTTACCGATTATCGTTCTGCTTCGGCATGTGGTGGCGAACTTGCTTTTAGAAAGTCTGCAAATCTATATGGTGGAATCCAATTCAAGAATCCCATAAAGGGATTCTTCTTTAGTCTCTCAGGGTTCTACTTACCAGAGCATCGTAACATGTTGACTTCCTCACGTTTTAATGGAATATTGCAACAGACAATTAATGTCTTGCAAGGAGTAAATAGTGATACGTACAACTTAGATGCACGATATAATCAATCATTCTCTTTTTGGAAAACATTGGTAAAAACAGCTCTTGATTATACCACCAATAATGACACGCGTCTTTGGAGTGAGGTTTTAACAAAGTATCGTATCAATACTGCAACAGCATCTGTAGGATTCTTAATGCAGCCATGCAAACTCCTAAATTGGGAGGAAAAATCGACCTATACGAATAGTATAATGGAAACCATCGAACCAGTTTTTTTTTCATATCCTTCGATACAGCGTTTTCAACATAAGTTTACGCTCAACGTTATCCCTTCGGATAAGTTCCAACTTCAATGGGTAAATGAATTCTATCACAGTACTGATAAAGGTATTGATAATAAATACTTTTCGGATGTGTCTTTCTC
- a CDS encoding sensor histidine kinase, giving the protein MRYILKILIHSLFWVVYVLFYLLMEVMPRGEVFVALQDLTPQFYINFVWAAVIFYTSYYCLIRYFEKSQLVKYLILSITLSVMVSAIFFVFIKFFFSDFNLFDYHIFLPPMVGSFIIAQCGCLVRGFEKWFSNIQVKSEIENKNLKNELELLKSQVNPHFLFNTLNNIDSLIIKSPKDASKMLITLSGMLRYMIYETKTDAVPLQREIDYLTSYIQLQQLRFKNSDYIRFSFPEPDVSNIQVAPMLFIPFVENAFKHSCYAEPMPVIDTSIRLDGNVLEFTCVNYFDTERMLKPDVQSGVGLENVKRRLALLYPGKHDLQIIKKSNTFKIQLIIKL; this is encoded by the coding sequence ATGAGATATATTCTGAAAATACTTATTCATTCTCTTTTCTGGGTGGTTTACGTATTGTTTTACCTGTTAATGGAAGTAATGCCAAGGGGAGAAGTCTTTGTTGCATTGCAGGATTTAACTCCCCAATTTTATATCAATTTTGTTTGGGCTGCTGTGATTTTTTATACATCCTATTATTGCCTGATACGTTACTTTGAGAAAAGTCAGCTTGTAAAGTATCTCATTCTGTCCATTACTCTAAGTGTAATGGTTTCAGCCATTTTTTTTGTGTTTATAAAGTTTTTCTTTTCTGATTTCAATTTGTTTGATTACCATATCTTTTTGCCACCAATGGTTGGCTCGTTCATTATTGCTCAGTGTGGATGTCTGGTGAGAGGCTTTGAAAAATGGTTCTCCAATATTCAGGTGAAATCAGAGATTGAGAACAAGAATCTGAAAAACGAACTAGAGTTGCTCAAATCACAGGTCAATCCTCATTTCCTATTCAATACGTTGAATAACATTGATTCCCTGATCATTAAATCACCAAAGGATGCTTCGAAAATGCTTATCACTTTGTCCGGGATGCTTAGGTATATGATTTACGAGACCAAAACAGATGCTGTGCCTTTACAAAGGGAAATTGATTACCTCACAAGTTATATACAACTTCAGCAATTGCGATTTAAAAACAGCGATTATATCAGGTTCTCTTTTCCGGAGCCCGATGTTAGTAACATACAAGTAGCTCCGATGTTGTTTATCCCTTTTGTGGAAAATGCATTTAAACATTCATGTTATGCAGAGCCAATGCCGGTAATTGATACAAGTATTCGTTTGGATGGAAACGTATTGGAATTCACTTGTGTAAACTACTTTGATACGGAAAGAATGCTAAAGCCAGATGTTCAATCAGGCGTTGGATTGGAAAATGTAAAAAGACGTCTTGCTTTGCTGTATCCGGGGAAACATGACTTGCAAATAATTAAAAAATCAAATACCTTTAAGATTCAATTAATCATTAAGTTATGA